The genomic window GAAAAGATATAGAGGAGGTCGAATCAATCATGCCATTCCATTCGCGTCCGGAAAGCCGTCCGGTTCGAACCGGGAGTGATAGTATCTCCGAGGGCGGGCCCTCCGGTATTTCTCTCGGGTCGAATATGGATGGTTTCGATCGGGCTGTTAAATATCTCGGGGAGCATCATGCGGTCGTATTGGCGACGGTGGTCGATTCCGAGGGGCTGACCCTGGGGACTTTCAAGCGCGGCGATATCGACCCGGATATCTGGGCTCCATATTCGCTGTTGTTTCGGAAAGCCAACAGCGCCCTGTTGCACCGTGCAGGCGATCAGGACAATATTGAAAATATCGATATGATTTTCGGGTCAAGACGACTGGTTATTGTCAAGACCGTCAACTTTAACCTGCTGGTTCTCTCGAATCATGAAGAAGACGAGCTTCTCAATATCAGAATCAAGCAGGCGGCTGAAATTGTAAAAAAATACGCATCCGAACGCTATGGCAGGCTGCTGCCGGCGAATACGGGGGAGCAATATGTATCACATACTTGAAGATCTTAATAAAACCAGCGGCATAACCGGATCGATGATTGTCGGTAAAGACGGCATTGTCATAGCTTCTGATCTTGATACTTCTTTCGAGGAAGAAGCGGTGGGGGCCCTGGCGGCTTCCATTACCAGCAATATCCAGAAATCCATGGATCGTCTGGAGCAGAGACCTCTCAACCAGGTAACTATTGAGGCCGGGTCCGGAAAGTTATTTTTCTCCGATGCCGGAATAGGCCTGTTGGTGGTTACGGCTGAATCGGATGTTAATATCGGTTTGATTCGGCTCGAAATTAAAAATGCCATTTCCAGGATAAGCAGTAATAATTAGCCAAAAAGGGAATTATGGTAGCTATTAATTACGCAACCAGGGAAGTCACCTGTAAGATCGTCTATTACGGTCCGGGGCTGTCAGGCAAGACGACCAATCTGCAGATGATTCACGACAAGGTCCCTCAAAATACCAGAGGGAAGATGATTTCACTGGCAACCGAGGCTGATAGAACCCTTTATTTTGATTTTTTGCCGATCAATATCGGGACTATCAGCGGTTTTGCGGCCAAGTTTCAACTGTACACGGTTCCGGGACAGGTCTATTACAATGCCACCCGGAAACTGGTTTTACGCGGGACCGACGGTTTGGTCTTTGTCGCCGACAGCCAGCCGGATAAAATGGATGAAAATATTGAATCCCTCAATAATATGAAAGAGAATCTGGCCGAGTATGGTTATGATATCAAAGACCTGCCGATTGTCATTCAGTACAATAAACGGGATTTACCCAACATTCTTCCGGTCGCCGAACTTGAAGCCAAACTCAATGAGCTGGGCTGGAAGCATTTCGAGGCGGCGGCTGTCAGCGGGACAGGAGTTTTCGATACTCTGAAAATGATAATCAAACTGGTTCTTGATAAAGCCCGTTCCAGTCAGTCGAACTCGGCGAGGTCCAAACCCTCGGTTGCCGCGGCCCCGGCCTCGCGAGCCGAAGGGGGCGCCGATCAGGCCCCGCCGGCGGTGCATACGGAGACAAAAACGGAAGTAGCCCCGCGATCGGCCTCGGATACCGCCCCGATTAGGCAGGCGGCTTACCAGGCCGAGAGTGTCCGTGAGGCGGAAGAACAGGCCGCTCGCCCGGAACATGAATTCCATGGAGATGAAGCTCCGATTGTCCGGGAATCACGTCAGGCCGCGGAGTCCCATGAGGATCGCGAGGCCGGACCTTCCCCGGAGCAGGCCGCGATTGAAGAGGAAAACTGGGGGCAGGATCGGCCGTACCCGGGATCGACGGGCAGAATACCAAGACGGGGAAAACGGATCACTGTTTCAGATTTCCAGCCGGCTTCAAAAGATGAAGATATTTCGACGCTCAAGAGCGGTTTAAGTGAGACCGCCGATGGCGATGATACAGAAAACGACCAGAAGCTGCCGACCCCGATGATGGCGCGTTCCAACCGGGTGGTCAAGAAGAAACGCGGTTTCTTTAAGCGGCTGTTTGGAATAAAGCAATAAGGAGGAGCCGTCCGTGAACGATGATAACCTGATTATTTATGAAGAAGAGATAGAAAAGATAGATTCTATCCTGGCCCGGATGTTGAAAGGGGCCGAGGCCAAGTGCGCTCTTCTGGTTGACAAAGACGGCCATTTAATTACCCGTCAAGGTTTTACGCATTCTCTCGACACTACTGCTCTGGCGGCCCTGCTGGCCGGCTCCTTTGCCTCGACCAAAGAAATCGCCAGACTGGTCGGCGAATCGGAATTCTCGGTTCTTTTTCACCAGGGCAAGAAAGACCATATTCACATGTCGCTGGTGGGGGACCGTTCGATTCTGGCGGTAATATTCGATGACCGCACGACCATCGGGATGGTACGTCTGTATGCCAAAGAGACAGCCATTGACCTGGCCCGTATTTTCGTGTCCCTGAAAGCCAAGGGGCAGGCCGATAACCGCGGGCTGGCCGACGATTTTGCCGCTTCTGCCGGAGAGAAACTGGACGACATATTCCAGGATTGAGATCTGAGTCGGGCATATGATGTTTTCTGCCGGAGGATGTCTCTGCACCGAGAGTTGGGTTTTTCCAAATGTCTGATGAATTAGGTGCCATACTCGTCAAGGCGGGCAAGATTTCGCAGGAACAGCTGGATCGAGCCCTAGCCCTGGTGAATGATAAAAAACAGAAATTCGAGCAGGCGTTGGTGACCGTGGGCGCCATTGCTTCCGAGGATGAGTATACCACATTTATCGGCAAGCAACTCAATATGGGCACGCTCCGGCTTTCCGATATTGAACTTAATCCGGAAATCGTCAAACTCATCCCGGTCGATATCGCCCGTAAATTCAATGTAATCGCCATTTCCAAGCTGGGCAAAAACCTGATTGTTGCCATATCCGATCCCAATAACATTTATGTTCTCGATGCCGTCAAGTTCATTACCGGGTGTTCTATCCAGCCGGTTATCTCGCCGGAAAAGGCCATCCAGAAGTCTATCGAGGTTTATTACAAGGATGAGAATGCCCTTTCGGTGATTATCAAAGGGTTGGAGGACGATACCAACCTGGAAGTCATCGAGGCCGAGGAAGGAATTTCGGAGGCGGATTTACAATCGGCCATCCAGGACAAGCCGCTGGTTAAGCTGGTTGATTCCATTATCGCCGACGCCATCCGGACCGGAGCTTCCGATATTCATTTTGAATGCTATGAAAAGCGGATTCGGGTTCGTTTTAGGGTTGACGGGGATCTACATGAAAAGGACCCGTTGCCGTTCAAGTATCGGGCGGCCATCATCTCCCGGCTGAAAGTCATGGCTGATCTGGATATCTCCGAACGGCGGTTGCCGCAGGACGGGCGAATCAAGATTAAAATCGGCGAACGTACGGTTGACCTGCGAGTCTCGGTTTTACCGACCATTTTCGGCGAGAAGGTGGTTATGCGAATTCTTGATCCGAAGGCGCTCATGGTCGATATGACCAAACTCGGATTTACCACGGCGGCTTTGAAAAGATTCGACAAAGCCATTCACCTGCCTTACGGAATTATCCTTGTAACCGGACCAACCGGTTCCGGTAAAACGACCACCCTGTATTCGGCCTTGAAGCAGATCAATACGACCGATATCAATATCATGACGGCTGAGGACCCGGTCGAATTTAACTTCGACGGAATCAACCAGGTTCTGGTCAAGTCCGAAATCGGATTGACTTTCGCCGCGGCCCTTCGGTCTTTTTTGCGGCAGGACCCCGATGTCATCATGGTCGGTGAGATTCGAGACGGGGAGACGGCCGAGATCGCCATCCGGGCCGCTCTGACCGGACATCTGGTTTTCTCTACTCTGCATACCAATGATGCCCCGTCATCAATCATGCGTCTGGTCGATATGGGAGTCCCGGCCTACCTTGTGGCCGGGGCCACGCGTTTGATTATGGCTCAGCGAATGACGCGGAAAATCTGCCAGGCCTGCAAGGTGGAGCAAAAGCTGACCGAGGAACAGCTTCAGGCTCTTCATGTTCCCGATGAGATGCTCAAGGGACTGGTTGCCTATCGCGGTCAGGGATGCAGTGAATGCAACAATACCGGCCTTTCGGGTCGATCCGGCATATATGAAGTGATGAATGTTTCCCATGATGTCGAACGGATGATTCTGGCCAACGCCTCGGAAAACGAGCTCCGGGAGCAGGCCATCAAGGATGGTATGTTAACTCTGCGGATGGCGGCGGTGGACAAGCTCCGACAGGGCTTGATTTCTATCGACGAGGTTTTTGCGGTCACTTCTTAAAAAAGCCGTCCCGATTTTCCCAAAAATTCAAATTCCTTACATTTCAACAGGTTAAGTAATTCAAACCATAATATTCTTTTCAAGATTGGCCCGTATTTTCCGATAACTATTATGATGACCGGACTGATTAGGAATTTATTTCTCAGGAGAAAATATGGTAGGCTTACGACAGCTTCTTGAAGAGATGGTGAAAATGGATGCTTCCGACCTTCATCTGACCGTCGGTTCGCCGCCGGTGGTCCGTGTCGATGGCAAATTGAATCGAATGCCATATGATCTTCTCATGCCGGAAGATACCAAGAAACTGGCCTATTCGATGATGAATGAGAAGCAACGATTAAAATTCGAAACCAACTCGGAGCTTGATCTATCATTCGGGATTGAACAGATGAGCCGTTTCCGCTGTAATATTTTCATGCAACGGGGGAATGTGGCCGTCGCCCTGAGACAGATTCCTTTTCGTATAAAGACCTTCGAAGAACTGGGATTGCCCAAGGTAATCGCCGATATGGCCAAACTGCCGCGGGGGCTGGTCCTGGTAACGGGTCCGACCGGGTCCGGTAAGTCCACCACGCTGGCGGCCGTGATTGATAAGATCAACCGGGAGCGACCCTGCCATATTATTACGGTCGAGGATCCGATCGAATATCTGCATCGGCATCAGGCCTCGATCGTCAATCAACGCGAAGTTTACAGCGATACCCAGTCGTTTTCATCGGCCCTGAAGTACGCTCTGCGCGAGGACCCGGATGTGGTTCTGATCGGTGAAATGCGCGATCTGGAAACGATCGAATCGGCCCTTAATATCGCTGAGACCGGTCACCTGGCTTTTGCCACGCTACATACCAACTCCACGGCCGAATCGATCAACCGGATAATCGACGCCTTTCCGACCAACCAGCAGGAACAGATTCGGATTTCCCTTTCCTTCAGTTTGCAGGCGGTCGTATCGCAGTGCCTTATTCCGAGGATTGGCGGAGGGCGCTGTCTGTCGATGGAAATTATGGTTTGCACTCCGGCTATCCGGGCCCTGGTTCGTGACGATAAGGTTCATCAGATATACAGCATGATACAATCCGGCCAGAAGTACGGCATGAAGACCATGAATCAGTCTCTGGCGGAGTTGTACAACACTGGAAAAATAACCATAGGTGATGCCATGGGCTTCAGTTCCAATACCCAGGAATTGAATGAAATGCTGTCGCGATCAAAATCGCCGGCGATGGCCTGATCAGGCATGCAGGAAAGGGATAGCTTATGCCCGTCTTTGAATACAAGGGAAAAACACTGGCCGGTGCGGTCGTTCAGGGTGAACTGGATGCCAAGGATAGAGGTGATCTGGAACGAATTCTGCGCCGTAACCGAATAATGGTATCAAGTATCCGCAAAAAACCGGCGGAACTCAAGATTAAATTCGGGACCGGTATTAAAAAAGTCGATATTTCCAGGTTCACCCGGCAATTCGCCACCATGATCGGGGCCGGTTTGCCAATGGTGCAGTGTCTCGATATTCTCTCCTCCCAGATGGAGAACAAAGAGCTGTGTAAGATTATAACCAGTGTCAAGGAAGGTGTTCAGGGAGGGGAAACGCTCTCGGAGGCTCTTAAAAGACACAGCAAGGTGTTTGACCAGCTTTATACCAACATGGTTGAGGCCGGAGAAGTGGGTGGCGCGCTTGACAGTATTCTTGTCCGTCTGGCCATTTATCGGGAAAAAGCCGATGCCCTGATCCGCAAGGTCAAGGGAGCATTAATATATCCGACCATCATCAGTATTGTGGCGGTTGGCGTCACCATCGCCATGCTGGTTTTCATTGTGCCGGTTTTTGCCAATATGTTCGGCAGTCTGGGGGCGGAACTTCCCAAACCGACCCAGATCGTTCTTTCCATAAGCGGTTTTCTCCAGCGGAACTTCCTTTTCATACTGATTGGGTTGATGGTCGCGGTAGGGGTTTTCATCTACTGGATTCGAACCCCGGGTGGGCGTTTGACCTTTGATGGGCTCCTGTTGAGGGCGCCTGTTTTCGGCGACCTAGTCAGGAAATCCTCAGTTGCCCGGTTCACGCGAACGCTGGGGACACTGTTGTCATCGGGTGTGTCGATTCTTGATGCTCTGGAAATCACGGCTAAAACGGCCGGCAACATGGTTATTGCCAGGGCCATTAAAAAATCGGTATTATCCATCGCCGAAGGTGATACCATCACTGCCCCGTTGAAGGAATCCGGCGTTTTCCCACCTATGGTAACCCAGATGATTTCGGTCGGTGAAAAAACCGGCGGGCTGGATGAAATGCTGGCCAAAATCGCCGAGTTTTATGATGAGGAGGTCGATGCGGCGGTTTCGGCCCTGACGTCAATCATCGAGCCGGTGGTTATTGTCGTCATGGGTATTGTCATCGGCGGTTTGCTGGTAGCCATGTATCTCCCGATGTTTGATATTATCGGCAAGATATAGATAACGTCAATCAGGATAAGGGCGCCCGGCGGCGCCCTTTTATTTTCAATATGAACAGCAGGACCATATCGATCAAAGCCGGCTGGCTGATTTCGCTGCGCCTGGCCACTTATGTAATCATCTCCGGGATTGTAATATACTGGTTACGCTATCCGAATTTACTCAGTTTTCCTTTTTTCGCCTATTCGCTTTTGACCCTGATGCTCCCGATGCTGCTGATTGCCCAAAGATGGTTCGATTTACGATTTCTTTCGAAAGCCATTCCGCTGATCCAGATCGTTCTCGAAATAGTGATCGAAGTGGGAATCATTTATACTACCGGAAATATTTCGTCGGCTTTTTCGGCTCTGTTCATCCTGACCATCATATCGGCGGCCCTGGTGACCAATCTGGCCGGGACTCTCGGGGTAGCCTCACTGGTATCAATTTCATATTCTTTTGTGGTCTGGTTCGGTCTGACTATCGGGGGGACTCCCGGGTCATCGACCAAAGCCCTGCAGACCATTTTTTCATCCGATGATGCCGCTTTTTATAATATTTTTCTTCACATCCTGACTTTTTTCCTGGTGGCTTTTATCTCCGGCTATTTGGTCGAACGTCTGAAGTCGAAAGACCGTGAACTGGAGGATACATCCAAGGCTTTAAGGCAGGCCCGGCTGGAAACGGATGATATTCTCAGACATCTTAATTCCGGTCTCTTTACGATCGATCGGGACGGCAGGATTATTTATTTTAACCGCGCCGCGGAGGAAATCCTTGGGTACAGGGAGGAGGATATCAAAGGCAACGACTTACGGGATATTTTCAGCACCCGGATGCCGGAACTGGTTGAGAATCTGCTTGAGGTTCTGAATTCCGAAAAACGCAGTCCCCGCAGTGAAATATCCATAACCAATCCGGCCGGGATAAATATTCCGCTGGGCATTTCGACATCGCTTCTTATTGACGATGATAGCGCTATTCGCGGTGTTATTGCCATCTTCCAGGATTTGACAGAAACAAAGAAGCTGGAGGAAAAAATCAGGGCCGCCGATAAGATGGCCGCGGTGGGCGAATTGTCGGCCGCCATAGCCCATGAAATCCGCAATCCGCTGGCGGCCATATCCGGGTCGGTCGAGGTTCTTCGGGAGGAATTGAAACTGGCCAATGAAAACCAGAGACTGATGGATTTAATTGTCCGGGAATCAAGCCGCCTTAATAATATTCTGTCCGATTTTTTACTCTATGCCCGGGGACGCCGATCGGCCTTTAAAAAAGTCGAGTTGTGCCGTTTGGTGAGCGATGTCATCGAGGTCGTCAAGCACCATCCTTCGTATCATAAAGGAATCGATCTCAAAATGAAGGCCGAGGAATCGTTCATTTATATTTTCGGTGACGATGACCAGATCATGCAAATTCTAATCAATCTGGCGGTCAACGGCTGTGAGGCCGTTGGTGATAAAACCGGCCATATTGTCATTGATATTATTCCCGATGATCCGGGGGGAATTATTATCGAAGTTAGTGATGATGGTCCCGGAATCGATGCTTCCATCCGGACCCGGATCTTCGATCCTTTCTACTCCACCAAAAACTACGGAACCGGGTTGGGATTGGCAATTGTCCAGCGCCTGGCCGGAAATCTCGGAGCCGAGATTTCCTGTTACCCGGGCTCCCCCGCCGGTACGGTTTTCAGGCTGCAATTCAACCAGATGTCGGGTTTTCCGCAAAAATCAGAATCCCGCCCGATGACAATTTCATCCCATTCCTGAAATAGACTCGCCCGGAATATATTTGGGCTTGATTTTCGCAGCGAATTGTATAAATTTCGTATTTTCTGTAATTAAACGTTTAGAAAGACGGAATTGTATCATGAAGAAGTGTCTTTTATTGATTATAGCAATCCTGGTTACCGCGGCTGTTATAGCAGGATGTAAAACCGAATCGCTGACCCGTGACGATATTCTCGCCAATAATTTTCCGGTGGTTGTTATTGATGACGGTCAGTCGAAAGTGATGGCCACCGATCTTTATTTGCGATTGGCCAATAGTGATTTACTTGAAAAAGGCGGGGTGGTTGATTCCAGTGTATTTTTCGATACCCTGCGGGAAATTGTCCTTGATTCGATAATATCCCTCGAGGCTTTCAAGGTTGATCTTAAGAAAGACCTGCCT from Candidatus Zixiibacteriota bacterium includes these protein-coding regions:
- a CDS encoding roadblock/LC7 domain-containing protein codes for the protein MYHILEDLNKTSGITGSMIVGKDGIVIASDLDTSFEEEAVGALAASITSNIQKSMDRLEQRPLNQVTIEAGSGKLFFSDAGIGLLVVTAESDVNIGLIRLEIKNAISRISSNN
- a CDS encoding roadblock/LC7 domain-containing protein; its protein translation is MNDDNLIIYEEEIEKIDSILARMLKGAEAKCALLVDKDGHLITRQGFTHSLDTTALAALLAGSFASTKEIARLVGESEFSVLFHQGKKDHIHMSLVGDRSILAVIFDDRTTIGMVRLYAKETAIDLARIFVSLKAKGQADNRGLADDFAASAGEKLDDIFQD
- the pilB gene encoding type IV-A pilus assembly ATPase PilB; protein product: MSDELGAILVKAGKISQEQLDRALALVNDKKQKFEQALVTVGAIASEDEYTTFIGKQLNMGTLRLSDIELNPEIVKLIPVDIARKFNVIAISKLGKNLIVAISDPNNIYVLDAVKFITGCSIQPVISPEKAIQKSIEVYYKDENALSVIIKGLEDDTNLEVIEAEEGISEADLQSAIQDKPLVKLVDSIIADAIRTGASDIHFECYEKRIRVRFRVDGDLHEKDPLPFKYRAAIISRLKVMADLDISERRLPQDGRIKIKIGERTVDLRVSVLPTIFGEKVVMRILDPKALMVDMTKLGFTTAALKRFDKAIHLPYGIILVTGPTGSGKTTTLYSALKQINTTDINIMTAEDPVEFNFDGINQVLVKSEIGLTFAAALRSFLRQDPDVIMVGEIRDGETAEIAIRAALTGHLVFSTLHTNDAPSSIMRLVDMGVPAYLVAGATRLIMAQRMTRKICQACKVEQKLTEEQLQALHVPDEMLKGLVAYRGQGCSECNNTGLSGRSGIYEVMNVSHDVERMILANASENELREQAIKDGMLTLRMAAVDKLRQGLISIDEVFAVTS
- a CDS encoding type IV pilus twitching motility protein PilT, coding for MVGLRQLLEEMVKMDASDLHLTVGSPPVVRVDGKLNRMPYDLLMPEDTKKLAYSMMNEKQRLKFETNSELDLSFGIEQMSRFRCNIFMQRGNVAVALRQIPFRIKTFEELGLPKVIADMAKLPRGLVLVTGPTGSGKSTTLAAVIDKINRERPCHIITVEDPIEYLHRHQASIVNQREVYSDTQSFSSALKYALREDPDVVLIGEMRDLETIESALNIAETGHLAFATLHTNSTAESINRIIDAFPTNQQEQIRISLSFSLQAVVSQCLIPRIGGGRCLSMEIMVCTPAIRALVRDDKVHQIYSMIQSGQKYGMKTMNQSLAELYNTGKITIGDAMGFSSNTQELNEMLSRSKSPAMA
- a CDS encoding type II secretion system F family protein: MPVFEYKGKTLAGAVVQGELDAKDRGDLERILRRNRIMVSSIRKKPAELKIKFGTGIKKVDISRFTRQFATMIGAGLPMVQCLDILSSQMENKELCKIITSVKEGVQGGETLSEALKRHSKVFDQLYTNMVEAGEVGGALDSILVRLAIYREKADALIRKVKGALIYPTIISIVAVGVTIAMLVFIVPVFANMFGSLGAELPKPTQIVLSISGFLQRNFLFILIGLMVAVGVFIYWIRTPGGRLTFDGLLLRAPVFGDLVRKSSVARFTRTLGTLLSSGVSILDALEITAKTAGNMVIARAIKKSVLSIAEGDTITAPLKESGVFPPMVTQMISVGEKTGGLDEMLAKIAEFYDEEVDAAVSALTSIIEPVVIVVMGIVIGGLLVAMYLPMFDIIGKI
- a CDS encoding PAS domain S-box protein; protein product: MNSRTISIKAGWLISLRLATYVIISGIVIYWLRYPNLLSFPFFAYSLLTLMLPMLLIAQRWFDLRFLSKAIPLIQIVLEIVIEVGIIYTTGNISSAFSALFILTIISAALVTNLAGTLGVASLVSISYSFVVWFGLTIGGTPGSSTKALQTIFSSDDAAFYNIFLHILTFFLVAFISGYLVERLKSKDRELEDTSKALRQARLETDDILRHLNSGLFTIDRDGRIIYFNRAAEEILGYREEDIKGNDLRDIFSTRMPELVENLLEVLNSEKRSPRSEISITNPAGINIPLGISTSLLIDDDSAIRGVIAIFQDLTETKKLEEKIRAADKMAAVGELSAAIAHEIRNPLAAISGSVEVLREELKLANENQRLMDLIVRESSRLNNILSDFLLYARGRRSAFKKVELCRLVSDVIEVVKHHPSYHKGIDLKMKAEESFIYIFGDDDQIMQILINLAVNGCEAVGDKTGHIVIDIIPDDPGGIIIEVSDDGPGIDASIRTRIFDPFYSTKNYGTGLGLAIVQRLAGNLGAEISCYPGSPAGTVFRLQFNQMSGFPQKSESRPMTISSHS